Proteins from one Streptosporangium becharense genomic window:
- a CDS encoding PP2C family protein-serine/threonine phosphatase, with the protein MSSRPVPLLPPALRAFLVRIPFLVPVVRFLRRGPLARDRNLLITLIVFTLALGGLAARVSMEWFSPALMIPITLVGGLQLRPVSLAKLLCAVAVSLVHVAVVRGVGHIGPGLLAAFAFTAVLAMLMARTRGKLGVQGLRGDAMLLELRDRLKNQSDLPALPKGWGSKVVLKQAGGSSFGGDFLVSIREGDMLELALVDVSGKGVDAGTRALLLSGTFGGLLGSVADFLPACNAYLHRQRESEGFVTAVHVRLNLATGEYAITSAGHPPVVKFEAGAGTWRVSTAKGVVLGVVPDLHCETDQGMLRKGDALMLYTDGLIEQPGRDIDAGLDRLLGEAERLVPSGFRDGARNLVTSMSAGHNDDCALILIWRP; encoded by the coding sequence ATGAGTTCCCGTCCGGTGCCGCTGCTGCCTCCGGCGCTCCGTGCGTTCCTCGTCCGCATCCCGTTCCTGGTGCCCGTCGTGCGCTTCCTGCGCCGCGGGCCCCTGGCGCGCGACCGCAACCTGCTCATCACGCTGATCGTGTTCACCCTGGCGCTGGGCGGGCTGGCCGCCCGGGTCTCCATGGAGTGGTTCTCCCCGGCGCTCATGATCCCGATCACCCTCGTCGGCGGGCTCCAGCTCCGGCCGGTCAGCCTCGCCAAGCTGCTGTGCGCCGTCGCGGTCTCCCTCGTCCACGTGGCCGTGGTGCGGGGGGTCGGGCACATCGGTCCCGGCCTGCTGGCCGCCTTCGCCTTCACCGCGGTCCTCGCCATGCTGATGGCCCGCACCCGGGGCAAGCTCGGCGTGCAGGGGCTGCGCGGCGACGCGATGCTGCTGGAGCTGCGCGACCGGCTCAAGAACCAGAGCGACCTGCCCGCGCTGCCCAAGGGGTGGGGCTCCAAGGTGGTGCTCAAGCAGGCCGGCGGCTCCTCCTTCGGAGGTGACTTCCTGGTCTCGATCCGCGAGGGCGACATGCTGGAGCTCGCCCTGGTCGACGTGTCGGGCAAGGGCGTCGACGCGGGCACCCGGGCGCTGCTGCTGTCGGGCACCTTCGGCGGGCTGCTCGGCTCGGTCGCCGACTTCCTGCCCGCCTGCAACGCCTACCTGCACCGCCAGCGCGAGTCCGAGGGCTTCGTCACGGCCGTCCACGTCCGGCTCAACCTCGCCACCGGCGAGTACGCCATCACCTCGGCCGGCCATCCCCCGGTGGTCAAGTTCGAGGCGGGCGCCGGGACATGGCGGGTCTCCACCGCCAAGGGTGTCGTGCTGGGGGTCGTGCCGGACCTGCACTGCGAGACCGACCAGGGCATGCTCCGCAAGGGCGACGCCCTCATGCTCTACACCGACGGCCTGATCGAGCAGCCCGGCCGGGACATCGACGCCGGCCTCGACCGCCTGCTGGGCGAGGCCGAGCGTCTGGTGCCCTCGGGCTTCCGCGACGGCGCCCGCAACCTCGTCACCTCCATGTCGGCCGGGCACAACGACGACTGCGCTCTGATCCTCATCTGGCGTCCCTGA
- a CDS encoding M50 family metallopeptidase — translation MIWPYVIGIVIFLVGLMLSIALHEIGHLVPAKRFGVKVTQYMVGFGPTMWSRRKGETEYGIKWLPLGGYIRMIGMLPPRPSDAPGTLRSVSTGPWQGLIDSAREVALEEVRPGDEDRVFYRKPWWQKVIIMSGGPAMNFLLAFILFGVVLMGFGIQVQKNEIASIPQCVKTAADYVKNPECTAADRPSPASAAGLRPGDVILSVGGKPTATWEAASRAIRANGAGPVEIGVRRAGQDITLNATLIAQDRESLDEPGKIEKGVGYLGVSPTTVIERQSFGAVVEHMGDLTSATAASLLRFPEKMVGVWNAAFSGDERDKNGPIGVIGVSRIGGEIAASAAPLENKIVIFINLLAGFNLAIGLFNLLPLLPLDGGHVAGGLWEGLKRGFARVTRRPTPGHVDIAKALPLTYAIAFVMIIMAGLLMYADLVNPVRLSG, via the coding sequence GTGATCTGGCCCTACGTGATCGGAATCGTCATCTTCCTGGTGGGGCTGATGCTGTCGATCGCGCTGCACGAGATCGGCCACCTGGTGCCCGCCAAGCGGTTCGGCGTCAAGGTGACGCAGTACATGGTCGGGTTCGGCCCGACGATGTGGTCGCGGCGCAAGGGCGAGACGGAGTACGGCATCAAGTGGCTGCCGCTCGGCGGCTACATCCGGATGATCGGCATGCTGCCTCCCCGCCCCTCCGACGCCCCCGGCACGCTCCGCTCGGTCTCCACCGGCCCCTGGCAGGGGCTGATCGACAGTGCACGCGAGGTGGCGCTGGAGGAGGTCCGCCCGGGAGACGAAGACCGGGTCTTCTACCGCAAGCCCTGGTGGCAGAAGGTCATCATCATGTCGGGCGGCCCGGCGATGAACTTCCTGCTGGCCTTCATCCTGTTCGGCGTCGTGCTGATGGGCTTCGGCATCCAGGTGCAGAAGAACGAGATCGCCTCCATCCCGCAGTGCGTGAAGACCGCCGCCGACTACGTCAAGAACCCCGAGTGCACCGCGGCCGACCGGCCCAGCCCGGCCAGTGCCGCGGGGCTGCGGCCGGGTGACGTCATCCTTTCGGTCGGCGGCAAGCCCACCGCGACCTGGGAGGCGGCCTCCCGGGCCATCCGGGCCAACGGCGCCGGGCCCGTCGAGATCGGGGTCAGGCGGGCCGGTCAGGACATCACCCTGAACGCCACCCTTATCGCCCAGGACCGCGAGTCCCTCGACGAACCGGGCAAGATCGAAAAGGGGGTCGGCTACCTCGGGGTCAGCCCGACGACCGTCATCGAGCGGCAGAGCTTCGGCGCCGTGGTGGAGCACATGGGAGACCTCACCTCCGCCACCGCCGCCTCGCTCCTCCGCTTCCCCGAGAAGATGGTCGGCGTCTGGAACGCGGCCTTCTCCGGTGACGAACGCGACAAGAACGGCCCGATCGGCGTCATCGGCGTCAGCCGTATCGGCGGTGAGATCGCCGCGTCCGCGGCCCCGCTGGAGAACAAGATCGTCATCTTCATCAACCTGCTGGCGGGCTTCAACCTGGCGATCGGCCTGTTCAACCTGCTCCCGCTGCTCCCGCTGGACGGCGGCCACGTCGCGGGTGGCCTGTGGGAGGGCCTCAAGCGGGGCTTCGCGCGCGTCACCCGCCGCCCCACGCCCGGCCACGTCGACATCGCCAAGGCGCTCCCGTTGACCTACGCGATCGCCTTCGTCATGATCATCATGGCCGGTCTGCTGATGTACGCCGACCTGGTCAACCCCGTCCGCCTCTCCGGCTGA
- a CDS encoding response regulator transcription factor, with translation MIGILVAEHLPLVRRGLVSSLECQAGLKVVADVANGEAVVPAALRYAPEVAVIDLDLPGTDGFTVVLRLREEVPGCRALLLARDPSPRQVRQAFAVHALGFMSLEVGPEQLADGVRRVAAGRRAVDSELAVAALRSAENPLTRRELDVLRLAAQGAGPGEIADRLFLSVGTVRNHLSRIMCKTQARNRLDAVRIADDAGWL, from the coding sequence TTGATAGGAATCCTGGTTGCCGAGCATCTGCCCCTGGTGCGGCGCGGGCTGGTGTCGTCGCTGGAGTGCCAGGCCGGCCTCAAGGTCGTGGCCGACGTGGCCAACGGTGAGGCCGTCGTCCCCGCGGCCCTGCGGTACGCACCGGAGGTGGCGGTCATCGACCTGGATCTGCCCGGCACGGACGGGTTCACCGTGGTGCTGCGGCTGCGCGAAGAGGTGCCCGGCTGCCGGGCTCTGCTTCTGGCCCGCGATCCGAGCCCCCGCCAGGTCCGGCAGGCCTTCGCCGTTCACGCGCTCGGTTTCATGAGCCTGGAGGTGGGCCCGGAGCAGCTGGCCGACGGGGTGCGCAGGGTCGCGGCCGGCCGCCGCGCGGTCGACTCGGAACTGGCGGTGGCCGCGCTGAGGTCCGCGGAGAACCCGCTGACCCGCCGGGAGCTGGACGTGCTCCGGCTGGCGGCCCAGGGAGCCGGCCCCGGCGAGATCGCCGATCGGCTGTTCCTGTCGGTGGGAACGGTCCGCAACCACCTGTCGCGCATCATGTGCAAGACCCAGGCGCGAAACCGCCTCGACGCGGTCCGCATCGCCGACGACGCCGGCTGGCTCTGA